In a single window of the Branchiostoma floridae strain S238N-H82 chromosome 2, Bfl_VNyyK, whole genome shotgun sequence genome:
- the LOC118407744 gene encoding follistatin-like isoform X3, which yields MESSWTSGPLRVLIFSLVLLATREPWVQAGHCWTTMSKNGKCQGLIKAFVSKEECCRSGGVSIAYTEDDVDLGTLFKWRAFGDGAPGCEPCRGEFEEESCDDVQCGPDKRCKMNRRNKPRCVCSPDCSDPPTRGAVCGTDRKTYKTYCSLLRAKCRLSQPNLQVSYHGICKTSCGDVTCPPGNRCIMDQNETPHCVSCEFHCLATPSLAEAVCGVDGVTYPSECHLREATCLAGHTIGVAYKGLCRGSMTCDGLACGRGKRCLVDKNNNPRCVTCGMDCSRHKASPSDPICGSDGVTYADWCDMRETSCRTGFIIETKHIGRCMGECQ from the exons ATGGAGAGCAGCTGGACATCCGGACCTTTGCGTGTTCTGATCTTCAGCTTGGTGTTATTAGCCACGCGAGAACCGTGGGTTCAAG CTGGACACTGCTGGACGACAATGTCAAAGAACGGGAAGTGCCAAGGCCTGATCAAGGCGTTCGTGTCTAAGGAAGAGTGCTGCAGATCTGGAGGAGTCAGCATTGCCTACACGGAGGACGACGTCGACCTGGGAACGCTCTTCAAATGGCGAGCGTTCGGTGATGGCGCGCCCGGCTGCGAGCCTTGCCGAGGTGAGTTTGAAGAGG AGTCATGTGATGACGTTCAGTGCGGACCAGACAAGCGCTGTAAGATGAACAGAAGAAACAAGCCCCGGTGTGTGTGCTCCCCTGACTGTTCGGACCCACCCACACGGGGAGCTGTTTGCGGCACGGACCGCAAGACGTACAAAACATACTGCAGCCTCCTGAGAGCCAAGTGCAGACTGTCTCAACCGAACCTACAAGTCTCCTACCACGGCATTTGCAAAA CCTCATGCGGCGACGTGACGTGTCCACCGGGGAACCGTTGTATTATGGACCAGAACGAAACGCCCCACTGTGTATCCTGTGAGTTCCACTGCCTTGCAACTCCGTCACTCGCGGAGGCTGTGTGTGGAGTTGACGGCGTAACGTACCCGAGTGAGTGCCACCTTCGAGAAGCAACCTGCCTAGCCGGCCACACCATAGGCGTTGCCTACAAGGGGCTATGCAGAG GGTCGATGACCTGCGATGGGCTGGCATGCGGGAGAGGGAAACGGTGTCTCGTGGACAAGAACAACAACCCGCGATGCGTGACATGTGGGATGGACTGCTCACGCCACAAAGCATCTCCTTCAGACCCGATCTGCGGGTCGGATGGAGTGACGTATGCCGACTGGTGTGACATGAGAGAGACGTCGTGCAGAACAGGCTTCATCATCGAGACAAAGCACATCGGGCGATGCATGGGAG AATGCCAATGA
- the LOC118407744 gene encoding follistatin-A-like isoform X2 produces MESSWTSGPLRVLIFSLVLLATREPWVQAGHCWTTMSKNGKCQGLIKAFVSKEECCRSGGVSIAYTEDDVDLGTLFKWRAFGDGAPGCEPCRESCDDVQCGPDKRCKMNRRNKPRCVCSPDCSDPPTRGAVCGTDRKTYKTYCSLLRAKCRLSQPNLQVSYHGICKTSCGDVTCPPGNRCIMDQNETPHCVSCEFHCLATPSLAEAVCGVDGVTYPSECHLREATCLAGHTIGVAYKGLCRGSMTCDGLACGRGKRCLVDKNNNPRCVTCGMDCSRHKASPSDPICGSDGVTYADWCDMRETSCRTGFIIETKHIGRCMGDRMPMMTDTYLFEGSMSGEAGSSSASFTDGEDEESR; encoded by the exons ATGGAGAGCAGCTGGACATCCGGACCTTTGCGTGTTCTGATCTTCAGCTTGGTGTTATTAGCCACGCGAGAACCGTGGGTTCAAG CTGGACACTGCTGGACGACAATGTCAAAGAACGGGAAGTGCCAAGGCCTGATCAAGGCGTTCGTGTCTAAGGAAGAGTGCTGCAGATCTGGAGGAGTCAGCATTGCCTACACGGAGGACGACGTCGACCTGGGAACGCTCTTCAAATGGCGAGCGTTCGGTGATGGCGCGCCCGGCTGCGAGCCTTGCCGAG AGTCATGTGATGACGTTCAGTGCGGACCAGACAAGCGCTGTAAGATGAACAGAAGAAACAAGCCCCGGTGTGTGTGCTCCCCTGACTGTTCGGACCCACCCACACGGGGAGCTGTTTGCGGCACGGACCGCAAGACGTACAAAACATACTGCAGCCTCCTGAGAGCCAAGTGCAGACTGTCTCAACCGAACCTACAAGTCTCCTACCACGGCATTTGCAAAA CCTCATGCGGCGACGTGACGTGTCCACCGGGGAACCGTTGTATTATGGACCAGAACGAAACGCCCCACTGTGTATCCTGTGAGTTCCACTGCCTTGCAACTCCGTCACTCGCGGAGGCTGTGTGTGGAGTTGACGGCGTAACGTACCCGAGTGAGTGCCACCTTCGAGAAGCAACCTGCCTAGCCGGCCACACCATAGGCGTTGCCTACAAGGGGCTATGCAGAG GGTCGATGACCTGCGATGGGCTGGCATGCGGGAGAGGGAAACGGTGTCTCGTGGACAAGAACAACAACCCGCGATGCGTGACATGTGGGATGGACTGCTCACGCCACAAAGCATCTCCTTCAGACCCGATCTGCGGGTCGGATGGAGTGACGTATGCCGACTGGTGTGACATGAGAGAGACGTCGTGCAGAACAGGCTTCATCATCGAGACAAAGCACATCGGGCGATGCATGGGAG ATAGAATGCCAATGATGACGGATACCTATCTCTTTGAGGGCTCCATGTCGGGCGAAGCGGGAAGTTCTTCAGCTAGTTTCACCGACGGGGAAGACGAAGAAAGTCGGTGA
- the LOC118407744 gene encoding follistatin-A-like isoform X1, which translates to MESSWTSGPLRVLIFSLVLLATREPWVQAGHCWTTMSKNGKCQGLIKAFVSKEECCRSGGVSIAYTEDDVDLGTLFKWRAFGDGAPGCEPCRGEFEEESCDDVQCGPDKRCKMNRRNKPRCVCSPDCSDPPTRGAVCGTDRKTYKTYCSLLRAKCRLSQPNLQVSYHGICKTSCGDVTCPPGNRCIMDQNETPHCVSCEFHCLATPSLAEAVCGVDGVTYPSECHLREATCLAGHTIGVAYKGLCRGSMTCDGLACGRGKRCLVDKNNNPRCVTCGMDCSRHKASPSDPICGSDGVTYADWCDMRETSCRTGFIIETKHIGRCMGDRMPMMTDTYLFEGSMSGEAGSSSASFTDGEDEESR; encoded by the exons ATGGAGAGCAGCTGGACATCCGGACCTTTGCGTGTTCTGATCTTCAGCTTGGTGTTATTAGCCACGCGAGAACCGTGGGTTCAAG CTGGACACTGCTGGACGACAATGTCAAAGAACGGGAAGTGCCAAGGCCTGATCAAGGCGTTCGTGTCTAAGGAAGAGTGCTGCAGATCTGGAGGAGTCAGCATTGCCTACACGGAGGACGACGTCGACCTGGGAACGCTCTTCAAATGGCGAGCGTTCGGTGATGGCGCGCCCGGCTGCGAGCCTTGCCGAGGTGAGTTTGAAGAGG AGTCATGTGATGACGTTCAGTGCGGACCAGACAAGCGCTGTAAGATGAACAGAAGAAACAAGCCCCGGTGTGTGTGCTCCCCTGACTGTTCGGACCCACCCACACGGGGAGCTGTTTGCGGCACGGACCGCAAGACGTACAAAACATACTGCAGCCTCCTGAGAGCCAAGTGCAGACTGTCTCAACCGAACCTACAAGTCTCCTACCACGGCATTTGCAAAA CCTCATGCGGCGACGTGACGTGTCCACCGGGGAACCGTTGTATTATGGACCAGAACGAAACGCCCCACTGTGTATCCTGTGAGTTCCACTGCCTTGCAACTCCGTCACTCGCGGAGGCTGTGTGTGGAGTTGACGGCGTAACGTACCCGAGTGAGTGCCACCTTCGAGAAGCAACCTGCCTAGCCGGCCACACCATAGGCGTTGCCTACAAGGGGCTATGCAGAG GGTCGATGACCTGCGATGGGCTGGCATGCGGGAGAGGGAAACGGTGTCTCGTGGACAAGAACAACAACCCGCGATGCGTGACATGTGGGATGGACTGCTCACGCCACAAAGCATCTCCTTCAGACCCGATCTGCGGGTCGGATGGAGTGACGTATGCCGACTGGTGTGACATGAGAGAGACGTCGTGCAGAACAGGCTTCATCATCGAGACAAAGCACATCGGGCGATGCATGGGAG ATAGAATGCCAATGATGACGGATACCTATCTCTTTGAGGGCTCCATGTCGGGCGAAGCGGGAAGTTCTTCAGCTAGTTTCACCGACGGGGAAGACGAAGAAAGTCGGTGA
- the LOC118407765 gene encoding NADH dehydrogenase [ubiquinone] iron-sulfur protein 4, mitochondrial-like gives MASLLRNGILRTAGIAFVRPHRAAACTRNLSQETSPSAHANEETQITPFEEKVELAPLSGVPEEQLSTRKARIYVPARNAMQSGSAGTRQWKIEFDTRERWENPLMGWGSSADPLSNLAVTLSFDSKEDAMAYCDRNGWAWEVEEKREPRMRAKSYGANFSWDKKTRVSTK, from the exons ATGGCCTCCTTGCTGAGAAACGGAATACTAAGGACAGCGGGAATCGCCTTCGTACGGCCGCACAG AGCTGCTGCCTGTACAAGGAATCTATCCCAAGAGACCAGTCCATCTGCACATGCCAATGAAGAAACTCAGATCACCCCCTTTGAGGAAAAAGTG GAGCTGGCCCCCTTGTCTGGTGTACCTGAAGAGCAGTTGTCCACACGGAAGGCCAGGATCTATGTCCCTGCACGCAACGCCATGCAGTCTGGCTCAGCAGGCACCCGCCAGTGGAAGATAGAATTCGATACAAGGGAGAGATGGGAGAATCCACTGATGGGATGGGGGTCCTC GGCTGACCCCCTCTCCAACTTGGCTGTCACCCTGTCCTTTGACTCAAAAGAGGATGCTATGGCCTACTGTGACAGAAATG GATGGGCTTGGGAGGTGGAAGAAAAACGTGAACCGAGAATGCGAGCTAAGTCCTACGGTGCCAACTTCTCCTGGGACAAGAAAACGCGAGTGTCGACAAAGTAG